In a single window of the Melissococcus plutonius ATCC 35311 genome:
- the rplA gene encoding 50S ribosomal protein L1, translating to MAKKSKKMQDALKKVDITKVYSVTEAVALAKETNTAKFDATVEVAYRLNVDPKKADQQIRGAVVLPNGTGKTQTVLVFAKGEKAKEAEAAGADYVGEADMVQKIQDGWFGFDVVVATPDMMAEVGKLGRVLGPKGLMPNPKTGTVTMDVTKAINEVKAGKVTYRVDKAGNVHVPIGKVSFDAEKLIENFNTINDTLLKAKPSTAKGQYIKNISVTTTFGPGIHVDQFSF from the coding sequence ATGGCTAAAAAAAGCAAAAAGATGCAAGATGCATTAAAAAAAGTTGATATAACAAAAGTTTACTCAGTTACAGAAGCTGTGGCTTTAGCAAAAGAAACAAACACAGCAAAATTCGATGCAACAGTTGAAGTAGCTTATCGATTAAACGTTGACCCTAAAAAAGCGGATCAGCAAATTCGTGGTGCTGTTGTTCTTCCTAATGGTACAGGTAAAACACAAACTGTTTTAGTATTTGCCAAAGGTGAAAAAGCAAAAGAAGCAGAAGCAGCTGGAGCTGATTATGTTGGTGAAGCAGACATGGTACAGAAAATTCAAGACGGTTGGTTTGGATTTGATGTTGTAGTCGCTACACCTGATATGATGGCTGAAGTTGGTAAATTAGGTCGAGTATTAGGACCTAAAGGATTAATGCCTAATCCAAAAACTGGTACTGTAACAATGGATGTAACAAAAGCAATAAATGAAGTAAAAGCCGGTAAGGTAACTTATCGTGTAGATAAAGCTGGAAATGTTCATGTACCAATTGGTAAGGTATCTTTTGACGCAGAAAAATTAATTGAAAACTTTAATACAATTAATGATACTTTGTTAAAAGCAAAACCATCAACAGCTAAGGGACAATATATCAAAAACATCTCAGTTACAACAACTTTTGGACCAGGTATTCACGTTGATCAATTTTCATTTTAA
- a CDS encoding serine dehydratase has translation MKDENYHSVFDVISPGTGIKSNPNTAKFIQIGKIARAILASQPDTIDVYLYESMANITYQTTSRNFALIGGILAIDLNDSGIDNTLKAAYEKGVEVLFIQKDKHKEDHTLTTTNNSWLKISKMDQNLTIKGKLGEIENVQLVISKQKQGIELTLPLEHATTSIIYQGEINETNQLQKLLTGKKINKKELPLSHLIDDKQAIMIVKTNELDKQQIEKIRALTFVKQVLSFD, from the coding sequence ATGAAAGATGAAAATTATCATAGTGTATTTGATGTTATTAGTCCAGGAACTGGTATTAAAAGTAATCCAAATACCGCCAAATTTATTCAAATTGGTAAAATTGCACGTGCAATTTTAGCTAGTCAACCAGATACAATTGATGTGTATTTATATGAATCTATGGCTAATATTACCTACCAGACAACAAGTAGAAATTTTGCTCTAATTGGTGGTATATTGGCAATCGATTTAAATGATTCCGGGATAGATAATACTTTGAAGGCTGCTTATGAAAAGGGAGTAGAAGTATTATTTATCCAAAAGGATAAGCATAAGGAAGATCATACACTTACTACAACTAATAATTCATGGTTGAAAATTAGTAAAATGGATCAAAATTTAACAATTAAAGGTAAATTGGGAGAAATTGAAAATGTTCAATTGGTTATTTCAAAACAAAAACAAGGAATAGAATTGACACTTCCTCTAGAACATGCTACTACATCAATTATTTATCAAGGTGAAATTAATGAAACAAATCAATTACAAAAATTGTTAACTGGGAAAAAAATAAATAAAAAAGAATTACCATTAAGTCATTTGATCGATGATAAACAAGCGATTATGATCGTTAAAACAAACGAATTGGATAAACAACAAATAGAAAAAATTCGGGCGCTAACATTTGTTAAACAGGTGCTATCTTTTGATTAA
- the rplJ gene encoding 50S ribosomal protein L10, translating to MSEAAIAKKASLVDETTEKFNQAASVVIVDYRGLTVEEVTNLRKQLREANVEMKVIKNSILSRAAQKAGLEGLEEVFTGPTAVAFSNEDIVAPAKIIDTFANEASALEIKGGIIEGKISSVEEIVALAKLPNREGLLSMLLSVLQAPVRNVAYAVKAVSDSKEDVA from the coding sequence ATGAGTGAAGCAGCAATTGCAAAAAAAGCAAGTTTAGTTGATGAAACAACTGAAAAATTTAACCAAGCTGCATCAGTAGTTATTGTTGATTATCGTGGTTTAACTGTTGAAGAAGTTACCAATTTACGTAAACAATTGCGTGAGGCAAACGTTGAAATGAAAGTAATCAAAAATTCGATTCTTTCACGAGCAGCACAAAAAGCTGGCTTAGAAGGATTGGAAGAAGTATTTACTGGACCAACGGCAGTTGCATTTAGTAATGAGGATATCGTAGCACCTGCAAAAATTATCGATACATTTGCAAACGAAGCAAGTGCATTGGAAATTAAAGGTGGCATTATTGAAGGTAAAATTTCTTCAGTTGAAGAAATCGTTGCTTTGGCAAAACTTCCAAATCGCGAAGGATTATTATCTATGTTGCTATCTGTGCTACAAGCACCTGTACGCAATGTGGCTTATGCTGTCAAGGCAGTATCAGACAGCAAAGAAGATGTTGCTTAA
- the rplL gene encoding 50S ribosomal protein L7/L12 has translation MALNIENIVEELKGATILELNDLVKAIEEEFNVSAAAPVAAAAGPAAAEEQTEFTVELTSAGDQKVKVIKAVREATGLGLKEAKAVVDGAPAPVKENIPKDEADALKTALEEVGASVTVK, from the coding sequence ATGGCATTGAACATTGAAAATATTGTCGAAGAATTAAAGGGTGCGACAATTTTAGAATTAAACGACTTAGTTAAAGCTATTGAAGAAGAATTTAACGTATCAGCAGCAGCACCAGTTGCAGCAGCAGCAGGTCCAGCAGCAGCAGAAGAACAAACTGAATTTACTGTTGAATTAACTTCTGCTGGTGATCAAAAAGTGAAAGTTATTAAAGCAGTCCGTGAAGCAACTGGTTTAGGATTGAAAGAAGCAAAAGCTGTTGTTGATGGCGCACCTGCACCAGTTAAAGAAAATATTCCTAAAGACGAAGCCGATGCATTAAAAACAGCTTTAGAAGAAGTTGGCGCATCAGTAACTGTAAAATAA
- a CDS encoding 3'-5' exonuclease encodes MNFIAMDFETASHERHSACSLALVKVENSRIVDEYYTLIQPETQFFWKNIQIHGIHPEDVTDAPKFPEIWQGIQLFFQLNQLIVAHNAAFDCNVLASCLNYYKLPQPNYLSLCTVKTSRKFFRELPNHKLDTICRALNIPLNHHNALDDSRACAKILLYQEKNFGITPLKQLITIK; translated from the coding sequence ATGAATTTCATAGCAATGGATTTTGAAACAGCTAGTCATGAAAGGCATAGTGCTTGTTCACTGGCTTTAGTAAAGGTCGAAAATAGTCGAATCGTTGATGAATATTACACACTCATTCAACCTGAAACTCAATTCTTCTGGAAAAATATTCAAATTCATGGCATTCATCCAGAAGATGTAACCGATGCACCAAAATTTCCAGAAATTTGGCAAGGAATACAATTATTTTTCCAACTGAATCAATTAATTGTTGCCCACAATGCAGCTTTTGATTGCAATGTATTAGCCAGTTGTTTAAATTATTATAAACTTCCACAACCAAATTATTTATCTTTATGTACGGTAAAAACTAGTCGAAAATTTTTTCGAGAATTGCCTAATCATAAGTTAGATACTATTTGCCGTGCACTCAATATTCCATTAAATCATCATAATGCTTTGGACGATAGTCGAGCCTGTGCTAAAATTTTACTTTATCAAGAGAAAAATTTTGGCATAACACCACTAAAACAACTAATTACAATAAAATGA
- the rplK gene encoding 50S ribosomal protein L11: MAKKVEKIVKLQIPAGKATPAPPVGPALGQAGINIMGFTKEFNARTADQAGLIIPVVISVYEDRSFTFVTKTPPAAVLLKKAAKVDKGSGEPNKTKVAKVTSDQVKEIAELKMADLNAANVESAMRMVEGTARSMGITVE; encoded by the coding sequence GTGGCAAAAAAAGTAGAAAAAATCGTTAAGTTGCAAATTCCAGCAGGAAAGGCAACACCAGCTCCACCAGTTGGACCAGCATTAGGTCAAGCAGGTATTAATATTATGGGATTTACAAAGGAATTTAATGCACGTACAGCAGACCAAGCAGGTCTTATTATTCCTGTAGTTATTTCTGTTTATGAAGATCGTTCATTTACCTTTGTAACAAAAACGCCACCTGCTGCAGTTTTATTAAAAAAAGCAGCAAAAGTCGATAAGGGTTCAGGTGAACCAAATAAAACGAAAGTTGCCAAAGTAACCAGTGATCAAGTAAAAGAAATCGCTGAATTAAAAATGGCAGACCTAAACGCTGCTAACGTTGAGTCAGCAATGCGCATGGTTGAAGGAACTGCACGAAGCATGGGGATTACTGTAGAATAA
- a CDS encoding polysaccharide lyase family protein, producing the protein MVVLTNEKGDYYNHNAGHIYYAETKKSNHFTMNHIQPDTYYMYAYIRHTGISEEFYLGSYKINKNLNLDKLIVDYKEKPLIWKIGGYSKTTESFKFGDQLRNHIWKDLTPATLNYRIGSKDDWYYLQSNRGEWMIQFKKPKQTAKNYLLTVCLAGTSYQASSEQAGTDIKYTVKLNDTILNTYTFENDRSAYRSSVTGGRTQKLQMKISAEQLIDNNVIHFQTNGYVAYDMIKLEIEE; encoded by the coding sequence ATGGTTGTTTTAACTAATGAAAAAGGAGACTACTATAATCATAATGCAGGACACATCTATTATGCAGAAACAAAGAAAAGTAATCACTTTACAATGAATCACATCCAGCCGGACACTTATTATATGTATGCATATATTCGTCATACAGGTATTTCAGAAGAATTTTATTTAGGTAGTTATAAGATTAATAAAAATTTAAATCTAGATAAATTAATCGTTGATTACAAAGAGAAACCATTAATTTGGAAAATAGGTGGCTATTCCAAAACAACTGAATCATTTAAATTTGGCGATCAATTACGTAATCATATTTGGAAAGATTTAACACCTGCAACTCTTAACTATCGAATTGGTAGTAAAGATGATTGGTACTATCTGCAAAGTAATCGCGGAGAATGGATGATTCAGTTTAAAAAGCCTAAACAAACAGCTAAAAATTACTTGTTAACCGTTTGCTTAGCTGGAACGTCCTATCAAGCAAGTAGTGAACAAGCAGGAACAGATATAAAATACACAGTGAAATTAAATGATACAATTTTGAATACGTATACTTTTGAAAATGACAGAAGCGCTTATCGTTCAAGTGTAACAGGTGGACGTACCCAAAAATTACAAATGAAAATATCAGCTGAACAATTAATAGATAACAATGTTATTCATTTTCAAACAAATGGTTATGTTGCATATGATATGATTAAATTAGAGATTGAAGAATGA
- the rpmG gene encoding 50S ribosomal protein L33 — translation MGVKKAALACSVCGSRNYSKSISEGNRNERLTIKKFCKYCQKHTLHKETK, via the coding sequence ATGGGTGTAAAAAAAGCAGCACTTGCTTGTTCTGTTTGTGGCTCCAGAAATTATTCCAAGTCAATTAGTGAAGGAAACCGTAATGAACGACTAACAATTAAGAAGTTCTGTAAATATTGTCAAAAACATACATTACATAAAGAGACAAAATAA
- a CDS encoding rhamnogalacturonate lyase, which yields MAKHEKLQDETFKLPDSGKYSNSNIYSKYDYSGYFKDNDFWGHYGEKYGFWFIPIDKSGYASGPLRQDLLVHYDGITLNCLSGSHYGVDSFNASPNWQKLYGPWCIYINDGNDKITDVKKRVAQE from the coding sequence TTGGCTAAACATGAAAAGCTTCAAGATGAAACATTTAAATTACCTGATAGTGGGAAATACTCGAATAGTAATATTTATTCTAAATATGATTACTCTGGATATTTCAAAGACAATGATTTTTGGGGACATTATGGTGAAAAATACGGTTTTTGGTTTATTCCAATTGATAAAAGTGGGTATGCCTCCGGTCCTTTAAGACAAGATTTATTGGTTCATTATGATGGAATTACACTAAATTGTTTAAGTGGATCACATTATGGTGTAGATTCATTTAACGCCTCACCGAATTGGCAAAAATTATATGGACCTTGGTGTATCTATATAAATGATGGAAATGATAAAATAACCGATGTAAAGAAAAGAGTTGCACAGGAATAA
- the cbpA gene encoding cyclic di-AMP binding protein CbpA → MLVKSVINKKKDLTIVNESCTLEEALKILEDSGYRCVPILDESGQIFRGNIYKMHIYRHKANGGSMDLPVTYLLKNATKFIFTNTSFFKVFFTIKELPYIAVLDENNHFYGILTHNKLLNLLAQSWNIEQGSYVLTIASPGTQGHLATITKIISRYSDISRCITLDNQTDEVVRRILITLPSEITEETCATIVENLEHKNFKVIEIEDLKNNTSNY, encoded by the coding sequence ATGCTAGTAAAGTCTGTTATTAATAAAAAGAAAGACCTAACAATTGTTAATGAATCTTGTACATTAGAAGAGGCTTTAAAAATTCTTGAAGATTCAGGTTATCGTTGTGTGCCAATTTTAGATGAATCAGGTCAAATATTTCGTGGAAATATTTATAAAATGCATATTTATCGTCATAAAGCAAATGGTGGTTCAATGGACTTGCCTGTTACCTATTTATTAAAAAATGCAACAAAATTTATTTTTACAAATACGTCCTTTTTTAAAGTTTTCTTTACTATAAAGGAATTACCTTATATTGCCGTTTTAGATGAAAATAATCATTTTTATGGTATTTTAACTCATAATAAATTGCTTAATCTCTTAGCTCAATCTTGGAATATTGAACAAGGTAGTTATGTTTTAACGATTGCCTCTCCCGGTACACAAGGGCATCTAGCTACCATTACAAAAATTATTTCTCGCTATAGCGATATTTCCAGATGCATTACTTTGGATAATCAAACCGATGAAGTTGTAAGAAGAATTTTAATTACTCTACCATCAGAAATAACAGAAGAAACCTGCGCAACGATTGTTGAAAATTTAGAACACAAGAATTTTAAGGTGATCGAAATTGAAGATTTAAAAAATAACACAAGTAACTATTAA
- a CDS encoding alpha/beta fold hydrolase, producing the protein MRKLVVFLISLCIIISCVGCSKNEYDKNTAKLPKHSTAIEHSAPLYKQKSIPTLFIHGYAGGKSSFGHMIQRIEKTGAAKQALTLTIDDDGSIHSQGNWKEKNNPMIQVLFSNNKSHEWNQAEWIHQILVYLEKNDQVREVNIVGHSMGGVSTLRYLGNYGKDQNLPKIGKFIAIAAPFNEFIESKQSLKNLLQNGPNEQSPRYLDYISMKENYPQTMQVDLLADQLSRKELTDGRVPLSSSLAVFSLLRNQGITIKQHVYKGKQTQHSQLHENPKIDQEIIDFLWR; encoded by the coding sequence GTGCGAAAATTAGTCGTTTTCCTGATTTCTTTATGTATTATCATTAGTTGTGTGGGTTGTAGTAAAAATGAATATGACAAAAATACAGCCAAGTTACCTAAACATTCTACAGCAATTGAACATTCTGCTCCTCTCTATAAACAAAAATCCATACCTACTTTGTTTATTCATGGATATGCGGGTGGAAAATCTTCTTTTGGACATATGATTCAGCGGATTGAAAAAACAGGTGCTGCAAAACAGGCGCTAACTTTAACTATCGATGATGATGGTAGTATTCATAGTCAGGGGAATTGGAAAGAAAAAAATAATCCGATGATTCAGGTATTATTTTCTAATAATAAAAGTCATGAATGGAATCAAGCTGAGTGGATTCATCAAATACTTGTTTACCTAGAAAAAAATGATCAAGTTAGGGAAGTAAATATTGTTGGTCACTCGATGGGTGGAGTCAGTACTTTACGTTACCTCGGGAACTATGGAAAAGATCAAAATTTACCAAAGATAGGTAAATTTATTGCAATTGCTGCGCCTTTTAATGAATTTATCGAGTCCAAACAATCACTAAAAAATTTATTACAGAATGGACCGAATGAACAATCACCAAGATATTTAGATTACATATCTATGAAAGAAAATTATCCTCAAACAATGCAGGTTGATTTACTAGCTGATCAATTGAGCCGGAAAGAGTTAACAGATGGCCGGGTACCTTTATCTAGTAGTTTAGCTGTTTTTTCATTGCTAAGAAATCAAGGTATAACTATCAAACAGCACGTTTACAAAGGAAAACAAACGCAACATAGTCAACTTCATGAGAACCCAAAAATAGATCAGGAAATCATTGATTTCCTATGGAGATAG
- a CDS encoding rhamnogalacturonate lyase, with product MELIVNGFACKIKNQLIEITFSSKVRATSLLYKGKEMIDVKNSPKEGNSFYCDYFDGQLHGVTPTELKVIENNNNWIHIAYIDDKTPVNLEYHLLVKNNDPAIYGYVIASTKDVGHEIGQFRTVYRVNRTLFPIAYNHERQGLQPS from the coding sequence ATGGAATTAATTGTTAATGGATTTGCTTGTAAAATAAAAAACCAACTAATAGAGATTACCTTTTCTTCAAAAGTGAGAGCAACTTCACTATTATATAAAGGAAAAGAAATGATTGATGTCAAAAATAGTCCTAAAGAAGGAAATAGTTTTTATTGCGATTATTTTGATGGACAACTTCATGGCGTCACACCAACAGAATTAAAAGTAATTGAAAACAATAATAACTGGATACACATTGCCTATATTGATGATAAAACACCAGTAAATCTAGAGTATCATTTACTTGTTAAAAACAATGACCCAGCCATCTATGGCTATGTTATTGCTTCGACAAAAGATGTAGGGCATGAAATTGGCCAATTTAGAACTGTTTATCGGGTGAATAGAACATTGTTTCCAATTGCCTATAATCATGAACGTCAAGGACTGCAACCTTCTTAA
- the secE gene encoding preprotein translocase subunit SecE has protein sequence MKFLRNVYQEMKKVAWPSKKQLRKDTLIVIETSVIFAVFFFVVDTAIQTVFGWILG, from the coding sequence GTGAAATTCTTACGTAATGTTTATCAAGAAATGAAAAAGGTTGCCTGGCCTTCAAAAAAACAATTACGAAAAGATACATTGATTGTAATTGAAACATCTGTAATTTTTGCTGTATTTTTCTTTGTAGTGGACACAGCAATTCAAACGGTCTTTGGTTGGATTCTAGGTTAG
- the nusG gene encoding transcription termination/antitermination protein NusG: METFEKNWYVLHTYSGYENKVKANIESRAQSMGMDDYIFRVVVPEETEKEIKNGKEKETIHKTFPGYVLIEMVMTDDSWYIVRNTPGVTGFVGSHGAGSKPAPLLTEEINHILRSIGMSTHQSDLKVAVGDMVQIIEGAFSGLEGEVTEVEEEKQKLKVNINMFGRETSTELDFEQIDEID; this comes from the coding sequence ATGGAAACTTTTGAAAAAAATTGGTATGTATTACATACTTATTCTGGATATGAAAATAAGGTAAAAGCAAATATTGAATCACGTGCACAAAGTATGGGGATGGATGACTATATTTTTCGAGTAGTTGTTCCTGAAGAAACCGAAAAAGAAATTAAAAATGGTAAAGAAAAGGAAACAATTCACAAAACATTTCCTGGATATGTTTTAATTGAAATGGTTATGACAGATGATTCTTGGTATATTGTTCGTAATACACCAGGTGTAACAGGATTTGTTGGTTCTCATGGAGCAGGAAGTAAACCGGCACCACTTTTAACCGAAGAAATTAATCATATTTTACGTTCGATCGGTATGAGTACACATCAAAGTGATTTAAAGGTAGCTGTTGGTGATATGGTTCAGATTATTGAGGGAGCTTTTTCTGGATTAGAAGGAGAAGTAACTGAAGTAGAAGAAGAAAAACAAAAACTAAAAGTTAATATTAATATGTTTGGTCGAGAAACAAGCACTGAGCTAGACTTTGAACAAATAGATGAAATTGATTAG
- the murB gene encoding UDP-N-acetylmuramate dehydrogenase has protein sequence MNKEEITKQLNGITLLFDEPLMNVTFTKTGGPADILALPKTQDEVQRLIKYCRTQNLSWTVLGNASNLIVRDGGIRGMVIILTEMNEIHINNDKLIVDAGAKLIDATYAALEHQLTGFEFACGIPGSIGGAVYMNAGAYDGEIQNIFESARFMMADGSIKNISKEEMNFSYRHSRMQEIHGIILQATFALRKGNHQKIEQRMEELTELRQLKQPLEYPSCGSVFKRPTGYFTGKLIQEAGLQGLKWGGAQISEKHAGFIVNINNATATDYLELIEHIQSVIQKKFDVSLQTEVQIIGEKTKD, from the coding sequence ATGAATAAAGAAGAGATAACCAAGCAATTAAATGGGATTACCCTACTTTTTGATGAACCATTAATGAATGTTACATTTACAAAAACAGGTGGACCTGCAGATATTTTGGCATTACCTAAAACGCAAGATGAAGTACAACGACTCATTAAGTATTGCCGCACACAAAATTTGTCATGGACTGTCTTAGGCAATGCGAGTAATTTGATTGTTCGAGATGGTGGCATTCGTGGTATGGTTATTATTTTAACAGAAATGAATGAAATACATATAAACAATGATAAACTGATTGTAGATGCAGGCGCTAAATTAATTGATGCCACCTATGCAGCTTTAGAACACCAATTGACAGGTTTTGAATTTGCTTGTGGAATTCCTGGTAGTATTGGTGGTGCTGTGTATATGAATGCAGGTGCTTATGATGGTGAAATCCAAAATATTTTTGAATCGGCAAGGTTTATGATGGCTGATGGCAGTATAAAAAATATTTCAAAGGAAGAGATGAATTTTTCTTATCGTCATAGTCGTATGCAAGAAATACATGGCATTATTCTGCAAGCAACATTTGCTCTAAGAAAAGGAAATCATCAAAAAATAGAGCAACGAATGGAAGAGTTAACTGAACTTCGTCAATTAAAACAGCCACTAGAATACCCATCTTGTGGTAGTGTATTTAAGCGACCAACCGGCTATTTTACTGGAAAATTAATTCAGGAAGCAGGTCTTCAGGGATTAAAATGGGGAGGTGCCCAAATTTCTGAAAAGCATGCTGGTTTTATTGTGAATATTAATAATGCTACAGCAACAGACTATTTAGAACTAATTGAACATATTCAGTCTGTCATTCAGAAAAAATTTGATGTTTCTTTGCAAACCGAAGTTCAAATTATTGGAGAAAAGACCAAGGATTAA
- a CDS encoding exodeoxyribonuclease III, with product MKCISWNVNGLRAIVKKNFIYVFNELDADFFCVQETKLQDGQIDLELPGYHQYWDYAIKKGYSGVAVFAKEAAQKVYYGLNMEEHDQEGRLLTLEYPNFYLVNCYTPNSQPELKRLAYRMTWENAFRDYLIKLKSKKQVILCGDLNVAHQPIDLKNWRTNQHSAGFSPEEREKMTKLLDNGFIDTYRYFYPDKEGVYSWWSYRFNARKNNAGWRIDYFIVSDNLKPTLKEATIYTEITGSDHCPVGVELDLSYK from the coding sequence ATGAAATGTATCTCTTGGAATGTCAATGGTCTTCGTGCAATTGTTAAAAAAAACTTTATATACGTCTTTAATGAATTAGATGCCGACTTTTTTTGTGTTCAAGAAACTAAATTACAAGATGGGCAAATTGATTTAGAATTACCTGGTTATCATCAATATTGGGATTATGCGATAAAAAAAGGCTATTCTGGTGTTGCCGTTTTTGCTAAAGAAGCCGCCCAAAAAGTTTATTATGGTCTCAATATGGAAGAACATGATCAGGAAGGGCGTCTACTTACTTTAGAATATCCAAACTTTTACTTGGTCAATTGCTATACACCAAATTCACAACCGGAATTAAAAAGACTTGCTTATCGTATGACATGGGAAAACGCTTTTCGTGACTATTTAATTAAATTAAAATCAAAAAAACAAGTGATCCTATGTGGTGATCTGAATGTTGCTCATCAACCAATTGATTTAAAAAATTGGCGAACCAATCAGCACAGTGCAGGTTTTTCACCTGAAGAAAGAGAAAAAATGACTAAATTACTCGATAATGGTTTTATTGATACCTATCGTTATTTTTATCCAGACAAAGAAGGTGTCTATTCTTGGTGGAGTTATCGATTTAATGCCAGAAAGAATAATGCTGGTTGGCGCATTGATTATTTTATTGTTTCAGATAATTTAAAACCCACTTTAAAAGAAGCGACTATTTATACTGAAATTACAGGCAGTGATCATTGTCCCGTTGGTGTTGAACTTGATTTATCTTACAAATAA